The segment TTTGAATCACCCACCAGATGATGCCGGGAATGATGAACGCGAAACCGAGCATCGAAGCGAGTGGTTTGGGATGATAGCCGAAACTATCCATGCCTTTGGCAGTGAGATAGGTCGAGGTCGAAAGCGTCAGCGTCATAAGTGATTGTTCGAGCGCAAAGACGCGACCTAAGAAACGATTGTCGGTTGAAAATTGTAAAAGGGTTGTTGAAAAGACCCATTGAATGCTGCCGCCCGCGTGACCGCCGATGACGCATAAACAGGTAAGCGCAAAAAACGGTGAGGTCGCAAAGAGCAAATAAAAAAATGTGCTGATGAAAAACGCGACGGTAATCGAACGCCGCATTGTCGGAATTGAGGCGCTCGTTATGGCGCGGGCAATCATCGGCCCAATCAGTGCGCCAAATCCCCGACAACCGTACAAAATGCCAATCGAAGTGCTGCCGTCCGCGCCAATCGGAAAAACCTCTTTGCCGAAAATCGCCAGTAAAAACAGCACGCCGCCGCCTGCTACCCCCCAACCGCTTTTAATCCACATCACCGAAACCACACGCGGGTTGGCTTTCAAATAGCGCGCCCCTTCAACTAAATCGTTGATGCCGGTGGCTTCGGCAAATGAGAGTTTCGATTCGAGGTTCGCTTTTTTTGGCGTCGGCGGAACGCGCGTGATGAGGACGAAAAAGGCGGAAAGAAAAAATGACAGCGCATCGATGATGAATGCCGTATTGCGTCCGAATAAATCGGTGACTATGCCGCCCGCTGCCGCGCCCAATGCCAGGGTGATTGACCAGGTCGCCGAACTGAGCGCATTTGCCGAAACCAGGTCTTCGCGACGCACGATGTTGGGAACCGCAGCCGATTCGGCGGGTTCAAAAAAGGTTGAAAGGATAATCTGTACGGCGCTCAGCGCATAAGCAATCCACACCTGATCGGCGCGCTGAATGAAAAGAAAGCCGAAACCCAATATGCCGCGCAACACATCCGTAACCATCATAATGGTTTTGCGATTGAAGCGGTCGGCAACCACACCCGCAAGCGGCCCGAAAAAAAAGGTCGGCAATAATTTGATGATTAGCACCAGCGCCACCGCTTCGCCTGAACCGGTGAGGTTTAAAAGCAGTGTGGAAAGCGCCACGAAATTGAACCAGTCACCGGCTTGCGAAATGAACCGGCTCATCATGAGATTGCGAAAATCGCAGTTCTCGCGCAGCAATTCAATGAAACCGGTCGATGTATCCGCTTTGCTTTTCATCTTGTCATTCTAGTTGGGCAAAATCTCTCTTTCAATGAATCCGCACGGCAAGGTTTTATATTCCCGATGAGGATGCCGGATTTGCAGTTCGTATTGGATTTTTTAAAGCACAGCCGCGCAAGGTTAAGTTTTATCTTAGGATTGAACGGATGAAACGGATTGGGCAGATTGAATGTATCCGCTAAATCTGCCTCATCCGCCGAGTCCCGGGCGTGAACTTTTATTTTCAAAAACGGACATTCACTTCAAGTAAAACCGCTTGCCCCTGAGACAACAGCGTACTTTTGCCTTTTGCCTTTTGCCTTTTGCCTTCGCTATGATGAGCCAATCAGAGCGGGAACCTGAAGGAAGGCTATGCATATAGAATCTCTGAAAGTATTTTGCGATTTGATTGATACGCGCAGTTTTTCCAAAGCGGCGGCTAAGAATTTCATTTCTCAATCTGCCGTCAGTCAACAGATTCGCGCTTTTGAAGAGAAGTTCGAGCGTCAGCTTGTCGAACGCAGCCGCAAAGGTCTGGTGCCGACCGCCGCCGGTCTCACGTTTTATAAAGGTTGTCGGGAAATCCTCGACCGTTATAACGCGCTCGAAGAAGAATTGAAAACCCTCGGCAATCTCGTGAGCGGGCAGGTGCGGGTGGCGACCATTTATTCGGTCGGGCTTCATGAAATTTCGCCGATTGTTAAGAATTTTATAAAAAATTATCCACAAGCCAACCTGCATATCGAATACAGCCGCGCCAATAAAGTTTATGATGATGTGATTAACGGCACCAATGACATCGGCATCGTCGCCTATCCGAAAGCCCAACCGCAACTTGAAATCATTCCCTATCGCTCGGAACCGCTTTCATTGATTTGTTATCCTGAACATCCGCTGGCAAAACGCAAACGGGTTGACATCGAGCATCTCAAAGATGAGCGGTTGATCGGTTATGAACGCGACATTCCCTCGCGCAAAGCTTTGGATAAAATTTTTCGCACGCAGGGCATCACCCCGAATTATGTGATGGAATTCGATAACATTGAAATCATGAAACTGTATGTTGAATCGGGGCAGGGCATCACTATCTTGCCGGCAACGGTTGCCGAAGCGGAAACCCGCGCAGGAACCTTGAAAGCCGTGAAGTTTACCAAACCTTATATTCGCTCCGTCGGCATCATCTATCGCAAAGGCAGAATTTTCAGCACCGCCGCGCGCAAGTTTCTGGAAATGCTGGTCGCTTCGGCAATGGCGTGATTTTTTGCAGGTGCATTTGTATTATCATCTCCCGACCATAAATCAGCGGAAAAATCTGAGCATTGGTACTTTTCTCTACCAGAGCAGTTGGCGAGGTGTAGACGCTGTCTGTTTCGCTAATATTTTAGAGATGCATTTTTGATTAACCAAACCGTTGCTTTTATGAGTAAAATAGCGCCCCTGACCTGTTCATCCCCGAACAGGGTTTTTGCAGAATCAATCAAGGAGTTTTGGTAATGGATAGCCCCCTCAATACTGCACAGCAATATTTTGAACGCGCGCTTGAACTCTATAACAAAGGGCTACTTGACGAAGCCATCGAACGTTACCGCATCGCCATTGAAATGCGTGATGGCAATTTTCCACGCGCTCACTATTTTTTAGCGCACGCCTTACTTGCCACAGGCAACCCGGAAGCCGCGCTCGAAGCCTTTCAACGAGCTATCGAACAACAGCCCGAAAATCCCGATGCTTATTACCATCTCGGCAACGCCCTTGCCCGCATCGGCAATCACCCGGAAGCCATCAAAGCTTTCAATAAAGCCATCGAACAACGCGGCGGCAATCATGCCTGGGCGCACCACGATTTAGGACTCACCCTGCTGGGAAGCGGGCACGCGGCAACCGCAATCGAGGCGTTTAAAAAAGCCATTGAACAACGCCAGGAAATTTTTCCCAAAGCCTGGCATAACCTCGGCGTCGCCTATGCCCGAAGCGGCAAGTTAGACGAAGCCATTCGCGCGCTTGGCAAAGCCCTGGAGCAACGGCAGGGCGTATATCCCGAAACCCAGTTTGAACTCGGTCGCGTACTCACCGAAAAAGGCGATTTGCAAGCCGCGGTCACGGCGTTTCGCGAGTGTCTGGCGAATCGTCAAAAGCGTTTTCCCGAAGCCCATTTTGAACTTGGTCGCGCGTTTTATGGTCTCGGACAACTCGACGACGCCACCGCTGAATTTCACGCCGCGCTCGCTGAACAGACGCATTACCCGGAAGCCTATCACGGACTTGGTCGTGTACTCGCAAGACAGGGCAACGTTGCGGAAGCCCGTGAAGCTTACCAGGCGGCGATTCGACAGCAAGGGGATTTCCCCTGGGCGTATCACGGACTCGGCAATCTCTTTGCCCGACAAGGAAACCTCACTGAAGCGATCAACGCCTATCGCCAAGCCATCAAACAAAACCCGCTGTTTCCCCGCGCTCATTACGATTTAGGCATGGCGCTCAATGCCCAGGGCGCAGGCGACGACGCTATCAACGCCTTTAACAAAGCCATTGAACAGCGCGGCGGCAATTACCCGGAAGCCCATTATGAACTCGGTCGCCTGTACGCTTTGCAGGAACAGACGTTGCTCGCCGCGCAATCATTTAAAACCGCCATCGCGCAAAACCCGCATTTTCCTGAAGCCCATCAAGACCTCGGCGTCGTGCTCTATCGCAGCGGTAACACGCACGAAGCGATTACCGCCTATCGCGCGGCGCTTGCCCAAAGCAATGGCGATTTTGCCACCGCGCATCATAATCTCGGTCTGGCGCTTCTGGATTTGGCTGAGTACGACGAAGCCATCCGCGAATTGCACCTGGCGATTCAACAACAGACGCGCTTTCCGAAAGCCTATCGCAATCTTGGTCGCGCCTATTATTCGGTCGGCAATTTCGACAGCGCCATCCAAGCCCTGCGCACGGCAGTTCAGCAACGCGAAGGCAAATTCGCCGAGGCTTATTATGATTTAGGTCTGGCGCATTTCAGCAAAGGGCATTTCGACGACGCGATTGCCGCCTTGCAAACTGCCATTGAACAGACCGACGAACGAGCTTTCCCCGAAGCCCATTTCTGGCTCGGCAACGCCCATAGCGCCAAAGGCGATGCGCCAAGCGCCGTGCGCTCTTTTAAAGCCGCGCTCGCCACGCGCGAAGGCACTGCCTATCCCGAAGCCCATTACAGTCTCGGTCTCGCATACGAACAACTCGGCGACCACACCAATGCGATTGCGGCGTATCGTCAGGCGCTTGCTGAAAATGAAAATTTCGCGGCGGCGCATTACAGCCTCGGCAATGCGCTGTTGCGTTCAGGCGCGATTGAGTCGGCGATTATCAGTTTGCAACGCGCCACCGATTTGCAAAACGATATGCCCTGGGCGCATCAGAAACTCGGTCAGGCGTTGCATCAGGCAGGCAGGCTCGACGAAGCCCTTCAGGCTTTGCAACGCGCCATTGCGTTACAGTCCGATTTCCCCGAAGCCAAACTCAATCTTGCGCAATCGCTTTATGCCAACGGCAACACCGCTGCGGCGATTGATGCCTGTAACGAAGTGATTGCCATGAGCAGCCTCGCTTTTCCCGAAGCCCATTATCTGCGCGGGCGGGCGCTTTATGAAATGAATGACCTCGAAGAAGCCGCGCTTGGGTTCCGCACCGCTATCAGTATCAATCCCGAAATGGCTGAAGCGCATCGCGACCTGGGACACACGCTTTATGATTTGGGCGATCTTGACGGCGCAATCAATGCCTATCGCACGACCCTCGATTTGCACCCCGAATACATCCTCGTCCATCACGATTTGGGCGTGACGCTTTGTGAACGCGGGCGCGTCGAAGAAGCGATTACCAGTTTGCGCCGCGCTACAGACAATCCCGAAGAAGCTTTCCCGTTCGCCTGGCATGACCTGGGCGTGGCGCTTTACGATTCGGGTGAAATTGATGAGGCAATACACGCCTTCAATAAAGCCATTGAACAACGGCGCGGACGTTACCCGCAGGCGTTCTACAATCTCGGCAATGCGTTTTATGCGCGCGGCGACGTGGATGGCGCGGTGCAGGCTTATCAAACGGCTATTGACCAACAGGGCGGCAATTTCCCCGACGCTTATCGCAATTTAGGAAATGCGTTGGCGCGACTTGGCAAACTTGATAGCGCCACCGATTCGATTAAACAAGCGATTGCGCAAGGCGATACGGCTGCCGATGCGCACCACGATTTGGGATTGATTCTGTACGGGCGCGGTCAACTGGACGAAGCAATTAAAGAATTTCGTCAGGCGATTGAACTCCGTGATGGCGTAGACCCGGAAGCGCATCGCAATCTCGGTCGCGCGCTTTATCAAATGGGTGCGCTCGAAGAGGCGCGAGTTGAATTTGAAACCGCTATCGCGCAACGCGAAATTCAATCTGCGCCGCGCGCGGCAACTACCGGGTTGCTTTCGAGTGAAGCGACGCTTGATGAGCATAAAGGCGCGACCGCTAATCTGGTCGCCGAACTCAACCAATATGCAACCTATGTGACAGGGCTTTTCCCGGAAGCCCATTTCGATTTGGGGCGTGTGCTGTTTAGTCTCGGTCGAACCGAAGACGCCATCAAACAATTTCGCTTGGCTATCGAACAACGCGACGGTCATTATCCACGCGCCCACTTTGAACTCGGACGCGCGCTCGGTCGCGCGACGGCGCTTGCGGATGCCATCAACGAATTGCAAAAAGCCATCCAACAGCAGGGCGGACGGTTTCCTGAAGGCTATTTCCAGATGGGCACGTTTTATGCGCGACAATCGGATTACGATGCGGCAATCGAAGCTTACCGAACCGCCATTCAACAATCGGGCGGCGTTTATCCACAGGCTTTCTATCAACTCGGAACCGCTTATGTGCGAACCGGAAATCAAAGCGCCGCGCTTGACGCCTTTGACCGCGCCATCGAACAACGCGGCGGTTATTACCCGGAAGCCCATCAGGATAAAGGTCGGGTGCTTTATGCAATGGATCGGCTTGATGAAGCCAACAACGCCTATTCGACAGCGGTTCGTCAGAAAAACGGTAATCATCAGCCGGTTGAAGAAACGCCAGCCGAGATTCCCGAATCGGTCAGCGAAACGTTAGGCAATCGGTTGAGACAAGCGCCCGCGGCAAGTAGCGGCGAAGCAACGATTAAAGTGGAAACCAAAGTGACGAAACCGTCCGAATAAGTGGTTGAGGTTCGGTTTGCCGTTAGAGGAGAAAAAAAGCAATGGAAAGCCTCACCTTACCGATGCTGATTGGTTTAATTGTAGGACTGACTATCGGCTTTGGCATTTGCTGGTTAATTTTTAAACGCCGCGAATCGGTAAAAAATGAATTATCAGAGCGTGACCTGACCAATCATTTTGCTGCCGCAAGGAATCTGGAAACGATTGTTATGCTTGAACATGAAGTTGCTGAAAAATCCGCTAAACTGTCTGCGCTTGACCAGGATGTCAAAACCAACGTGGCAAGACTCACGGCTTTGGAAGAACAATTGACCACCGCACAACACTCGCTCAAAGCCAAAGATGAGGAACTCGCGGTGTTTGAAGAACGCTTGAGAATCAACAAAAGCGACCTTGAATATACCGCGACCTTGGAATCGCGGTTGCTCGAATCCGCAAAAGAATTTCAACTCAAACTGAGCGATAAGGATTTGGAAATTCTGCGACTACAGGAACGCCTCGAAAGCTTTGAAAAAACCAGTCCCGCAGAAAAACTCGAAGCTTTAACTCTTGAACGCGATGCCTTGATTCGTGAAAAAACGCTTGCCCTTGAACAGAAAAATGCCGAAGTTCAGGAACTGCAAAATGCCGTCAACGCTTTGGTTCAAGAATATACTGACGCGAAAGCTGAGATGAGTGGGCAATTGCAAGCCGTCGAAGCCAAACTCGCGGAAAAGGATGCGGAGTTGGAACGCTTGCAAGCGCAACTGGAAATTTTTCAAAAAAGCGATTTGCCGCTTCTTGAATTAGACCGCGAGAGTTTCATTGATGCCAAACTTGCTGACCTCGATGCCACCTATCAAAAAGCGCTTCACGAAAAGGATGCAGAGATTTCGCAACTCCTTGATCACCTGAAGAGCGTTGACAATCTCGGCGCGTTAATGGCTGAGCGCGATGCGAAGTTACAGGAAACCGAAGCCGCATTCAGCGAGTTGCAAAGCCAATATCAAACCCTTGAGAGTGAAACCTCGGCGCGTCAAGCGGCGTTTGCAGCACTCAAAAAACGCGCCGATGAATTTGAACAACTGAGCAAACGAAATGCTGAGAGTTTCGGCATCAAGCTACAGGAAGCAGAAGACCAACACCGTCAATCGCTCGAAGAAAAAGAGGCGGAACTTGCGGAATTGCGCGAGCGCGTCGGATTCGTCGGCGCTTTGCGAAAACAATACGCCGAAAAAGAGGCAGAGTTACAATCGCTTGACGAGAAGTATCAGACGACGTTGAATAACAAAAATCTGGAAATCCATTTTCTCAAAGAACACCTCGATAACCTTGAAAAATTGCAGACCTCTTCGATTGACGAATTGAGAGACAATCAGCAATCGCTGCTCGCCGAACAGGAAAATCGAATTGCCGAATTGGAAGCCGGGCTTATCGAAAAGGATTCGTTGATTGAACAATGGCAGGCAAAAGTTTTTGAACTTGAACAAAGCAGCGCCGGACAAACTGAAACCTCGGATGACGATTTGCGCCAAGAGTACGAAACCCGGTTGCAGGCTAAAGAGACTGAGATAACCGAATTGCTTGAACGCATCACGGCGCTTGAAACGCTATTTGCCGCGCATTCCGAAGAGGTTGATTTAAAGTTCAAGGAGAAAGAGGCTGAACTTACGAAATTGCGCGAAGATGCGCGGGCGTTGGAAGTTTTCGTGGGCAGCCATTCTGAAGAAGTGGATAGGCGATTGCAGGAAGCCCAAGCAAAATATAAGACGGCTGTCATTGCCAAAAATGCCGAGATTTCGCGGCTGCAAATGCGCATCAATCAACTGGAACCGTTCAGCGCCCTAGTGGCGCAACGCGATGCGCGAATTCGCGAAATGGACAATCGTTATCAAACCGCCATCAGCACCAAAGATGCGGAGATTCAACGATTGCAAAACAAACTCCGCGAATTAAACGGCAACGCCCACATGGCTTCGTAAAGCAAAACCGAAATTAAAAACAAAAGGCAAAAGAAAAAACCGATGGTTTGCGCTTTTTCTTTTGCCTTTTTACTTTTTACTTTTTACTTTTTACTTAACCGATGGCGCAACTAAGCGGCACAAATCAACGACAAATTATTCTGCACGCGGTGCTGGCGGGACTGACGCCGCTGATTCCGGTGCCGCTCGTAGATGATCTGGTGAAGAGCTATTTTCAACGGCGCATGGTTCGCAAACTCGCAGCGGCGCATGCTCGCGTATTAAACCATCAAGACACCGAAACCTTTGCGGACGATCAAGACACCGGTTGTTTACGCGGGTGTTTGGTCACTGTGTTGCTATTGCCGCTCAAGGCTATCTTTCGCAAAATATTTTTCTTTCTCGAATGGAAACGCGCCATTGATGTTGTCTCTCACACCTATTATCAAGGTTTTCTGATTGATTATGCGCTTGCGGAAAACTGGTTGAACTGGCGCAGCGCCCAAGAGATTCGCGGCGCTATCGATGAGGTGCTTGCCAGGCTAAACACCAGTTTGATTGAACGCGCTGTAAAAGGGGTTTTCTATCAATCGAAAAGCGTGTTGCAAAATGCGGCGCGACTGCTGCAAAACAGTTTGCGCCGCATCACCCGTCGCCCTTCACAGGAAGAAGTTGCCGAAGTCATCGAATCCATTCAACCCGAAGAAGAACGCGAAGTCGCCGGTCTTGTCGGACAACTCGAAAATGCCATCAACAAAATTCCTGCCGAACATTTCGAGCAGTTGCGCTTGCAACTTGCCAACCGGCTGTTTCCACCCGCAAAGCAATGAGAAAATTCTGCTCATCGAGCGACTTGCAAAAACCATTTCTTGAGGTCGCAGTAAAGCCAATCGCAAATGGCTCTGGTTGTTTATAAATGATTGTGGGGACAAGATTCATTTTTGTCTCCCACAATTTTCTACATAATCAATCGGAAGCTGGTTTATTCAACCGGACGGGCGTAAAGAAATTCATCCGAAAGCGTGTTGTCGGAATTTCTCACCTGAAGTGTAACCGTTTGTCCGGCGGCAATTAAATTTCCGGCTTTTTTGGCGATTAATATGGTGGTTGGGTTGGTTTCATCATTAGCCGTCTTTTTCTGTTTCTCGCCATTTAAAAATATTTTTGCCCCAAGGTCAAAATTTGCGCCGGTGACGATTAACTTTTTTCCGCTCACACTAGCCCCGTTGATGGTTGGCGCAGCCGTTGGCGGGTCAACAACCGTTACGCCTTCCAAAGCGATGTTGAAAATCCCCAAATAACCTTGCCCTTCGGCGTTTAGCGGCAAAAGCATAGCGCTGCGATAGATGCCATCGTTGCTGTTGCGAGTGCCGCGCGCGCTTTTCGAGTTATAAGGCGCATTGGTGAACACCTGGTCGGTCAGGGTGTCGTCAAAAAAGAATTGCGAAGTAAACTCATAGGTTTCCTGAGACCCGGAATAGAGACGAACCTTGAAATGAATGTGAACGGTTCTGCCGGTGTAATAACCCGGATAGATGGTCGTGAATTGAGCAGCGCCGTTGCTGTCTGTGACTTGATAACCGCGCAGGAATTTCTGCCCGATGGTGCTGGATTGTCCCGCGCCGCTCACATCCGAATAAGCGCCCAGCGCATCACAGTGCCAGATGTCAACATAAGCATTGGGAAGCGGTGTGCAACTGCTGCCGGTAACGCGGCTCACATTAAATATCAATCGAAGCGGCACGCCGGTTTTGGTGACGTTGGTAGTCGGGTCCAGGCGAATGTCTGAACGATTGAGTTTTTCATCGACAAAATAGGGTCCTTCGGTTAATGCGGGTCTGACGACGCACGATAGCGATTGCGCTTGGGTCAGGGAGCCGAAAGCGGTTTTCGGTAAGAATCGTTTTGCCGGTTCGCCCGCCCAACCGACTAAAGCGGTGGCTCCTGCCGCGCCGAGTAAACGCAAGGTGTGGCGGCGGCTGATCAAATGTTTAGAGGTCTTTTTATCCACTGAATTGCTCCTTCTATTTGTTGATGCAGCGCGAGGGTTCACGTCGGGAGTCTCGCCTGCTCCGTTGAAATATCTCTCCATTATACGCAGCAACGCCGAAGGCTATCGTTAAGTCTTCGTCAGCGTTTTGTGAAGTTTTGTGAAGCGCAATCGGCGGGTGATGAAACCTGAAGCGACGGGCTGATGCGAACGGCAGCTTGCGTCCCCTATCATGCCTGTGTCATTCAGTTAAGAAAAAGGCTGAACCCGAAGACCACGAAGCAACACGAAGCGTTTAAAATTTATAAGTCTTTATTGCTTTTCGAGTTCTTTGAATTCTTCGCGTTAAAAAAAAATTCAGCAACTTAATGCCCTTGTCCTATGACGCTGTGGACTGGCAATCAAGCGCTTTTTTTCTCTGTGGGATTTTGTTCAATCGGCAAGTTGTGATTGAGCAGGAATTCGATTTTAGGAATCAGGCTGACCGCAACAAAAGGTTTATACAACAGCTCGACCGCGCCGCTATTGATCGCTTCCAGAATGATTGCCGGGGTAATCTGCACGCCCATTAAAAAGACGGCGATCTCATCAGGCAAGTTTTTTATTTTTCTGAGCAAATCAATGCCGGTCATATCGAGCAACCAGAGATTGATTAAGGCAATGTTGAACGATTCGCTGTACAGATGGATTAATGCATCGTGTGCGGTCTGTACCACTACGGATTCATAGCCTTGATGATGCAACAGCGTCTGCAACTCCGCAGCGGTTTGTGGTTCCGGTTCAACGATCAAAATGCGGACGTTTGTCTGAATTGCTGTCATCCTTTGACTCGACTTAAAAAAAACTTTTCATGTCCTGAACGATTAAATCGCTACAGGAAGTTCTCGAAAAATTTGCTGCATTCATTGGAACGCGCCAGTCTGGTAAATCATCGTGAAGTTTGGGTCAAGGCTATGTTAAGTTTTGTGAAGTTGGCGAAATCCTGCTGGACACCCGGCGACAGGCAACGCATAAACTCATGCGCGATTGGCGAATGCGCCATAACTCGACCGTTTAGATTTAGCGAAAGTAGCCGATGAGGTTAAGTGATGAACCGCATTTTGATTGTCGATGATGATTTGGATTTGTGTGAATTGCTGGCGAAATACCTGCAACGCGAAGGCTTTGATTTCGATATGGCGCATAGCGGCAGGCTCGGCGTTGAGCAGGCGCTTGCGGGAAATTATGCGCTGGTGGTTTTGGATGTAATGTTGCCAGGAATCAATGGCTTCGATGTGCTGCGCGAAATTCGCAGCAAATCGAATCTGCCGGTGTTGATGCTCACGGCGCGTGGCGATGATGTTGACCGCATCGTCGGTCTGGAAATGGGTGCCGATGATTATTTGCCGAAACCTTTCAACCCGCGTGAATTGATTGCGCGAATCCGCGCCATTTTGCGGCGCGCAAAACCTGAACCCAGTGATGCCGACTTGACTATCGCGTCCGAACAGATTGCGCTTGGCGATGTGGCGCTCGATAAAGCGACACGTGTGGTGACGCGCAACGGCGAAGCCTTGCCGCTTACCGCCGTTGAGTTTGATTTGCTCGAAGCCCTGTTGCGTTCGGCAGGACAAATCGTCATGCGCGAAGAGTTGGTGAAATCCATACTCGGTCGCAACTTCTCGCCTTATGACCGCAGCATCGACACTCACGTCAGCAACCTCCGCAAAAAACTCGGTCATTTCGTTGACGGCATCGAACGCATAAAAACGATTCGCGGCGTCGGCTACATTTACGCCAAGACCGGCGAGGCATCAAAGGAGTAAAGCGGATGCGCAGTCTGTTTTTTAAAATTTTTATCTGGTTCTGGGTAGCGATGGCGCTCATTGTACTGGTGCATTCGCTTTCGGCAATGATGGTTTTCGATAGCGGGGCGAAAGGTTTCGTCGGCGGACAACTGGCGATGCACGGCGTCGCGGTCGCTGAAATTTATGAACTGCGCGGCAAAGATCAGGCTAATGAATATTTGAAACTATTGGAACGCAACACCCGCACCCGCGCCGGTTTGTTTGATGACAGCGGCAATCGGCTGGCGGGCAGTGAATTGACCGACGATGCCAGAGCCAGTTTGCAAGATGCCATCGCCACCGGCAACGATAGTTTCCGACAGACCGCGAAAACCGATTACCTCGCTAAATGGTTAGAGCGCCCCAACGCTAAGCGATTGATTATTGTCAGCGAGTCCGGGCGTCCGACAGGAGTGCGGTTGCCGTTTATGCCGGGCATCTGGTATGTGCAATTTATCGCGGTGTTTTTCACGGCGGGCGCGCTCTGTTACGGGCTGGCGCGATACTTTACTGCGCCGCTGGTCAAATTGCGGCAGGCGACGCGCCAACTCGCCGCCGGCAATCTTTCAGCCCGTGTAGAGGCGGGCAACCGTCGCCGCGATGAGCTTGCCGATTTGGGACGCGATTTTGATGAGATGGCGGAACGCATTCAATCGTTGATGGATGCCCAACAACGTCTGTTGCATGACATCTCGCATGAACTGCGCTCGCCGCTCACGCGCTTGAATATCGCGCTTGAACTGGCGCGCGAAAGCGACGGCGAAGAAGCCCGTTGGGCGCTTGAACGCATCGCCCGCGAAGCCGACCGCTTGAATGATTTAATCAATCAACTGCTCACCCTTTCACGTCTCGAAAGCCGGGCTTCGAGTCAAGCAAACGAAGCGATTGATTTGAAACGCCTGGTCGAAGAGATTGTCTTTGACGCCGATTTTGAAGCCCACAGCCGCAATCGCGCTGTGCGTTTGATTGCCGCAAGTGATTGCGCGATTTCCGGCAATCAACAACTGCTGCATAGCGCCATTGAAAATGTCGTGCGGAATGCCGTGACCTATACCACCCAAGATACTGTAGTTGAAGTCGCCCTGCGTTGTGAAACGACAGGCGAAAATCACACATCATCACACGCCATCATTACGGTTCTCGATAAAGGGCAGGGCGTACCGCAAGCCGCATTAGCCGATATTTTTCGCC is part of the Acidobacteriota bacterium genome and harbors:
- a CDS encoding response regulator transcription factor encodes the protein MNRILIVDDDLDLCELLAKYLQREGFDFDMAHSGRLGVEQALAGNYALVVLDVMLPGINGFDVLREIRSKSNLPVLMLTARGDDVDRIVGLEMGADDYLPKPFNPRELIARIRAILRRAKPEPSDADLTIASEQIALGDVALDKATRVVTRNGEALPLTAVEFDLLEALLRSAGQIVMREELVKSILGRNFSPYDRSIDTHVSNLRKKLGHFVDGIERIKTIRGVGYIYAKTGEASKE
- a CDS encoding ATP-binding protein, with amino-acid sequence MRSLFFKIFIWFWVAMALIVLVHSLSAMMVFDSGAKGFVGGQLAMHGVAVAEIYELRGKDQANEYLKLLERNTRTRAGLFDDSGNRLAGSELTDDARASLQDAIATGNDSFRQTAKTDYLAKWLERPNAKRLIIVSESGRPTGVRLPFMPGIWYVQFIAVFFTAGALCYGLARYFTAPLVKLRQATRQLAAGNLSARVEAGNRRRDELADLGRDFDEMAERIQSLMDAQQRLLHDISHELRSPLTRLNIALELARESDGEEARWALERIAREADRLNDLINQLLTLSRLESRASSQANEAIDLKRLVEEIVFDADFEAHSRNRAVRLIAASDCAISGNQQLLHSAIENVVRNAVTYTTQDTVVEVALRCETTGENHTSSHAIITVLDKGQGVPQAALADIFRPFYRVADARDRESGGTGLGLSISQRAVEFHGGRVKATNAPNAGLLVEISLPLAKGAK